From a region of the Streptacidiphilus albus JL83 genome:
- a CDS encoding helix-turn-helix domain-containing protein — protein MDSPTVLRRRIGTELGKLRASRSMQAKEVAQALGWSASKLSRIESGNVTLQDKDARRLLAHYGVDDPEQVKQFISLTRQSRQQGWWHAYGDALPEWFRAYIGLEADAKKIVTVQCELVPGLLQTEQYARAVIRAMNPMETSEEIERRVDLRMERQQILDRTDPPQLWVIIGEAVIRRPIGSAKIMGDQLEHLADMADRHPNITVQVLPFSAGAHVAMGSSFSLLSFSDIPGSVAYSEAITSSIYTDRPTEIARHEEIIQRLMASSVQPERSISWLREVKEEFK, from the coding sequence ATGGACAGCCCGACTGTGCTCCGGCGTAGGATCGGCACGGAGTTGGGCAAGTTGCGCGCGTCACGCTCGATGCAGGCCAAGGAAGTTGCTCAGGCGCTTGGCTGGTCTGCGTCCAAGCTGAGCCGGATCGAGAGCGGCAACGTCACGCTTCAAGACAAGGACGCCAGGCGGCTGCTCGCCCACTACGGTGTCGACGACCCAGAGCAGGTGAAGCAGTTCATCAGCCTGACGCGGCAAAGCCGCCAGCAGGGCTGGTGGCACGCCTATGGTGATGCTCTGCCTGAATGGTTTCGTGCATACATCGGACTTGAGGCGGATGCGAAGAAAATCGTCACTGTCCAATGTGAACTAGTGCCGGGTCTTCTGCAGACCGAGCAGTACGCCCGCGCAGTTATCCGAGCCATGAATCCCATGGAAACGTCGGAGGAGATCGAGCGTCGCGTCGATCTTCGCATGGAGCGTCAGCAGATTCTTGACCGCACTGATCCACCTCAGCTGTGGGTAATCATCGGCGAAGCTGTCATAAGGCGACCGATTGGCAGCGCCAAAATCATGGGCGACCAGCTGGAGCATCTGGCAGACATGGCGGACAGGCATCCGAATATTACGGTCCAGGTGCTTCCGTTTTCTGCTGGTGCCCACGTCGCTATGGGCTCATCATTCTCGCTTCTCTCCTTCAGTGACATCCCTGGGAGCGTTGCCTACTCCGAGGCCATCACGAGCAGCATCTACACTGATCGGCCGACCGAGATCGCGCGTCATGAGGAAATCATTCAGCGTCTCATGGCGTCGTCAGTGCAACCGGAGAGATCCATCTCATGGTTGAGGGAAGTAAAAGAGGAGTTCAAATGA
- a CDS encoding YhjD/YihY/BrkB family envelope integrity protein → MRARQASAWVESPAGARLVRLYRRSSRVELMHRALGFAALGFVALMPLLIVIAAVSPVEYGGFGQWVSSAMGLSGQSERTVKRLFAPSLRVLSSTDALGLAIVCVFGQTFASSVQTGYEKIWDLPPRMLHRLWQQVLWLAALTGVFYAETFISHIPAPWTGVVRALLWTLLFWWGPWVLLGRRVSWRALLPGAVLTTLGMIGLLGFSKLVFTSMVVSTAATYGSVGTVLTVVTWMVAVGFVFFGGALLGEQCRRDSLGG, encoded by the coding sequence ATGAGGGCCCGACAAGCGAGCGCCTGGGTCGAGAGTCCGGCCGGTGCCCGCCTTGTTCGGCTGTACCGACGCTCCTCCCGGGTCGAGTTGATGCACCGGGCGCTGGGCTTCGCCGCGCTCGGCTTCGTGGCCCTGATGCCCCTGCTGATCGTCATCGCTGCGGTCTCTCCGGTGGAGTACGGCGGCTTCGGACAGTGGGTCTCCAGCGCCATGGGTCTGTCCGGACAGTCGGAACGCACCGTGAAACGTCTGTTCGCACCGTCGCTCCGGGTGCTGAGCAGCACCGACGCGCTCGGCCTGGCGATCGTGTGCGTGTTCGGCCAGACCTTCGCCTCCAGCGTGCAGACCGGCTACGAGAAGATCTGGGACCTGCCACCGCGGATGCTGCATCGCCTGTGGCAACAGGTGCTGTGGCTCGCGGCTCTGACCGGCGTGTTCTACGCGGAGACCTTCATCTCGCACATCCCGGCGCCGTGGACGGGGGTCGTCCGCGCGCTGCTCTGGACCCTGCTGTTCTGGTGGGGGCCGTGGGTTCTCCTCGGCAGAAGGGTGTCCTGGCGTGCGCTCCTGCCCGGCGCCGTCCTCACCACCCTCGGGATGATCGGCCTGCTCGGATTCTCCAAGCTGGTGTTCACCTCCATGGTGGTGTCCACCGCCGCGACCTACGGCTCGGTGGGCACCGTACTCACCGTCGTGACCTGGATGGTGGCCGTGGGGTTCGTGTTCTTCGGTGGAGCACTGCTGGGCGAGCAGTGCCGCCGCGACAGCCTCGGCGGGTAG
- a CDS encoding helix-turn-helix domain-containing protein, with the protein MAAAADTRGTELGRYLKARRAQVRPEEAGLPAGAGVRRTPGLRREELAVLAGVSVDYYIRLERGRETNPSPAVVDALGRALRLRGDAYERLHELAELASGRFSELSACSDHTVRDSVLRMLESVRPLPAYVVSRYNRVLAANPPGRRLLPGLWDWPEDQRNLTRYLFLHPLGRTLYEPWAETVALSVAHLRKVAGADPDDPELTVLVGELVLKSPEFARLWERYDVCERGGGQKSFQHPKVGPMTLTYEVMQLARTGGQRMVVYQAAPGTPDEEAMLRLESVDAHPQPTPVGHPEPAAGPAPAAAPARTHAPVG; encoded by the coding sequence ATGGCAGCAGCAGCGGACACGCGGGGCACTGAGCTCGGCAGGTATCTGAAGGCCCGCAGGGCGCAGGTGCGCCCGGAGGAGGCCGGCCTCCCGGCCGGTGCGGGCGTACGCCGCACTCCCGGGCTGCGCCGGGAGGAGTTGGCCGTGCTGGCCGGGGTGAGCGTCGACTATTACATCCGGCTGGAGCGCGGCCGGGAGACCAACCCCTCGCCGGCCGTGGTGGACGCCCTCGGCCGCGCCCTGCGGCTGCGCGGTGATGCCTACGAACGCCTGCACGAGCTCGCGGAGCTGGCCTCGGGCCGGTTCTCCGAGCTGTCGGCCTGCTCGGACCACACCGTCCGCGACTCGGTCCTGCGGATGCTGGAGTCGGTGCGCCCACTGCCCGCCTATGTGGTGAGCCGCTACAACCGGGTCCTGGCCGCGAACCCACCCGGCCGCCGACTGCTGCCCGGACTCTGGGACTGGCCGGAGGACCAGCGCAATCTGACCCGCTATCTCTTCCTCCACCCGCTCGGCCGGACGCTCTACGAGCCGTGGGCGGAGACGGTCGCGCTCTCGGTGGCGCATCTGCGCAAGGTGGCCGGCGCCGACCCGGACGACCCCGAGCTGACCGTGCTCGTCGGCGAACTGGTGCTGAAGTCACCGGAGTTCGCACGCCTCTGGGAGCGGTACGACGTCTGCGAGCGCGGCGGCGGGCAGAAGTCCTTCCAGCATCCGAAGGTCGGACCGATGACCCTGACCTACGAGGTCATGCAGCTGGCCCGGACGGGCGGCCAGCGGATGGTGGTCTACCAGGCAGCCCCCGGCACCCCGGACGAGGAGGCCATGCTCCGCCTGGAGTCCGTGGACGCCCACCCGCAGCCGACGCCGGTCGGCCACCCGGAACCGGCCGCCGGACCCGCACCCGCCGCCGCCCCGGCCCGGACCCACGCCCCCGTCGGCTGA
- a CDS encoding DNA-3-methyladenine glycosylase family protein yields MSSTATTRHRSAVSLHLPARAPFDFGASLAFIGSFPAMTGQQGHSGAALTLALRGNSTTLAARLTAAAGGAGLDCELTADVPIDGPTADAAADRLSFYLGLDDDLSPLYAAARRDPAFQRVAERLYGYHQVKFPSPFELLCWAILCQRVPMPVARAMKQSLVEAVGNRMELDGRVLWAFPEAEQLAALDEDELTALIGNRRKAGFLHGSIRRWLDLDEGFLRGGDHGAVRERILDLPGIGPWSASFLLIRGLGRMEHIGYDRELARAASRTYGHPVDEPEFRRLASGYGELQGYWAHYLRVAG; encoded by the coding sequence ATGAGCAGCACCGCCACCACTCGGCACCGGTCCGCCGTCAGCCTGCACCTCCCGGCGCGGGCCCCCTTCGACTTCGGCGCCTCGCTCGCCTTCATCGGTTCCTTTCCGGCGATGACCGGGCAGCAGGGCCATTCGGGTGCGGCGCTGACGCTCGCCCTGCGCGGCAACTCCACCACACTGGCCGCACGGCTCACCGCCGCAGCCGGAGGCGCCGGTCTGGACTGCGAGCTGACGGCGGACGTCCCGATCGACGGGCCGACCGCCGACGCCGCCGCCGACCGGCTGAGCTTCTATCTCGGTCTGGACGACGACCTGTCGCCGCTGTACGCCGCCGCGCGGCGCGATCCGGCGTTCCAGCGGGTGGCCGAGCGGCTGTACGGCTACCACCAGGTCAAGTTCCCTTCGCCGTTCGAGCTGCTGTGCTGGGCGATCCTGTGCCAGCGCGTCCCGATGCCGGTGGCCAGGGCCATGAAGCAGTCGCTGGTGGAGGCCGTGGGCAACCGGATGGAACTGGACGGCCGGGTGCTGTGGGCGTTCCCGGAGGCCGAGCAGTTGGCGGCCCTGGACGAGGACGAGCTGACCGCCCTGATCGGCAACCGGCGCAAGGCCGGCTTCCTCCACGGATCGATCCGCCGCTGGCTGGACCTGGACGAGGGCTTCCTTCGCGGCGGCGACCACGGCGCGGTCCGCGAACGCATCCTCGACCTGCCCGGCATCGGCCCCTGGTCGGCCTCCTTCCTGCTGATCCGTGGGCTCGGCCGGATGGAGCACATCGGTTACGACCGCGAGCTGGCCCGCGCCGCCTCCCGAACGTACGGGCACCCGGTCGACGAGCCGGAGTTTCGCCGGCTCGCCTCCGGCTACGGCGAGCTGCAGGGCTACTGGGCGCACTACCTGCGGGTCGCCGGCTGA
- a CDS encoding FAD-binding oxidoreductase — MAVGTVAATGLLSALGSPVTEAATTSAAGAGAGARTGTGAATAAAPGAEPQPVAFGPFSIRPGDVRYESMLSGDNFRFVGAPDEVRVVSSAEEVVRAVQDAVRAGHWVAPRSGGHCFENFTADPGIRMLLDLSPMNAVGFDPQMRAFLVEPGARLGEVYTALFKGWGVTIPAGGCPDVGAGGHFAGGGYGPLSRRYGSVVDHLYGVEVVVVDSDGSVRVVRATREADDPNRELWWAHTGGGGGNFGVVTKYWLRDPGATGDEPPEKMLPPAPGNMYFQLAGWDWADPKMSPEALIKLLRNFGTWHENNSAPGAPGTGLYAILIATCPAQGGSLEVVIQADAAWPDVERLSQELVDAVNAGTGLTVQAPAGVLPWLHMVTWPGDGEGGDKFTRRQKLKAGYLRKGYTDAQLAALATALQDPAGTSADGFLLIGYGGQVQAVASDATATAQRDVVMKAVFTTAWLYESDDASQISWVRRAYRAVYGATGGVPVPDETSNGSYINYPDVDLADPAWNTSGVPWSTLYYLDNYPRLQAVKARWDPRGVFHHAMSIEASTGH; from the coding sequence GTGGCAGTCGGCACGGTCGCGGCGACGGGTCTGCTCAGTGCGCTGGGCTCCCCGGTCACCGAGGCCGCGACGACGTCCGCAGCCGGCGCGGGTGCGGGTGCACGGACAGGGACAGGCGCCGCAACGGCTGCCGCCCCGGGGGCCGAGCCACAGCCCGTCGCGTTCGGGCCGTTCTCCATCAGGCCGGGGGACGTCCGCTACGAGAGCATGTTGAGCGGCGACAACTTCCGGTTCGTCGGTGCGCCGGACGAGGTGCGCGTGGTCTCCTCGGCGGAGGAGGTGGTGCGCGCGGTGCAGGACGCCGTGCGTGCCGGGCATTGGGTCGCGCCGCGCAGCGGAGGCCACTGCTTCGAGAACTTCACCGCCGATCCCGGCATCAGGATGCTGCTGGATCTCTCGCCGATGAACGCGGTCGGGTTCGACCCGCAGATGCGTGCGTTCCTGGTCGAGCCGGGCGCGCGGCTCGGCGAGGTGTACACGGCGCTGTTCAAGGGCTGGGGTGTGACGATCCCGGCCGGCGGCTGCCCGGATGTCGGCGCCGGAGGGCACTTCGCCGGCGGCGGGTACGGGCCGCTCTCGCGCAGGTACGGCTCGGTCGTCGACCACCTCTACGGCGTGGAGGTCGTGGTCGTGGACTCCGACGGCTCGGTCCGCGTCGTGCGTGCCACCCGTGAGGCCGACGACCCCAACCGCGAGCTGTGGTGGGCGCACACCGGTGGCGGCGGTGGCAACTTCGGCGTCGTGACCAAGTACTGGCTGCGCGACCCGGGAGCCACCGGCGACGAGCCGCCGGAGAAGATGCTGCCCCCGGCCCCGGGGAACATGTACTTCCAACTCGCCGGCTGGGACTGGGCCGATCCGAAGATGTCGCCCGAGGCGCTGATCAAGTTGCTCCGGAACTTCGGTACCTGGCACGAGAACAACAGCGCCCCCGGTGCGCCCGGTACCGGCCTGTACGCCATCCTCATCGCCACCTGCCCGGCGCAGGGCGGCTCGCTCGAAGTGGTCATCCAGGCCGACGCGGCCTGGCCCGACGTCGAGCGACTGAGCCAGGAACTGGTCGATGCGGTGAACGCGGGGACCGGGCTCACCGTCCAGGCCCCGGCGGGCGTGCTGCCCTGGCTCCACATGGTGACCTGGCCGGGCGACGGTGAGGGCGGTGACAAGTTCACCCGCAGGCAGAAGCTGAAGGCCGGGTATCTGCGCAAGGGCTACACGGACGCCCAACTCGCCGCTCTTGCCACCGCGTTGCAGGATCCGGCCGGGACCTCGGCGGACGGATTCCTGCTCATCGGCTACGGCGGCCAGGTACAGGCGGTGGCGTCGGACGCGACCGCCACCGCTCAGCGCGACGTGGTCATGAAGGCGGTGTTCACCACCGCATGGCTCTACGAGTCCGACGACGCGAGCCAGATCTCCTGGGTGCGCCGGGCCTACCGAGCCGTGTACGGCGCCACCGGCGGAGTCCCGGTCCCGGACGAGACCAGCAACGGCTCGTACATCAACTACCCGGACGTCGACCTCGCCGACCCGGCGTGGAACACCTCGGGTGTGCCCTGGTCCACGCTCTACTATCTCGACAACTACCCGAGACTGCAGGCCGTCAAGGCCCGGTGGGACCCGCGCGGGGTCTTCCACCACGCGATGTCGATCGAGGCGAGCACCGGCCACTGA
- a CDS encoding AAA family ATPase has protein sequence MALIGGESVVAEEQTSAVPLVYLLVGLTGSGKTTYAERLLVPAGVVRLAVDEVVFARHGRYGVDYPEHAYFEKEAPAVAELHRQLAALVAAGRDVVWDHGPWPRKDRDAMKELVEAAGGRWRLLYFPLGRQELLRRLEERNRRGDANALPVTPEALDDFFARFEPPRGEGEEIVAPDSF, from the coding sequence GTGGCACTGATCGGAGGGGAGTCGGTGGTGGCGGAGGAGCAGACCTCAGCAGTGCCCTTGGTGTATCTGCTGGTGGGACTGACCGGTTCGGGCAAGACCACCTACGCCGAGCGGCTTTTGGTGCCCGCAGGGGTGGTCCGGCTGGCGGTGGACGAGGTGGTCTTCGCGCGGCACGGCCGCTACGGCGTGGACTACCCCGAGCACGCCTACTTCGAGAAGGAGGCCCCCGCCGTCGCCGAGCTTCACCGGCAGCTCGCCGCATTGGTGGCAGCCGGCCGGGACGTGGTGTGGGACCACGGCCCGTGGCCGCGCAAGGACCGCGACGCGATGAAGGAACTGGTCGAGGCGGCCGGCGGCCGCTGGCGGCTGCTCTACTTCCCGCTGGGGCGGCAGGAGTTGCTGCGGCGGCTGGAGGAGCGCAACCGTCGCGGGGACGCGAACGCACTTCCGGTCACGCCGGAGGCGTTGGACGACTTCTTTGCCCGCTTCGAACCGCCTCGGGGCGAGGGCGAGGAGATCGTGGCACCGGACTCCTTCTGA
- a CDS encoding nuclear transport factor 2 family protein: protein MDPDIRIRTAIEEHWQASERGDIEAEHAIYAADAILDYPQSGERFRGRETISAQRGGHPASRHFTVRRIIGGGDLWVSECVITYDGVPTFTVSTMEFAHGQLVHETQYFADAFGAPEWRAALAEPMPGRTIART, encoded by the coding sequence ATGGATCCCGACATCCGGATCAGGACCGCGATCGAGGAGCACTGGCAGGCCTCGGAACGCGGTGACATCGAGGCCGAGCACGCCATCTACGCGGCGGACGCAATCCTCGACTACCCGCAGTCGGGCGAACGGTTCCGGGGCCGCGAGACGATCTCGGCGCAGCGTGGCGGGCACCCTGCCAGCCGGCATTTCACCGTCCGCCGGATCATCGGCGGCGGGGACCTGTGGGTGAGCGAGTGCGTCATCACCTACGACGGAGTGCCGACCTTCACCGTGAGCACCATGGAATTCGCGCACGGGCAGCTCGTCCACGAGACCCAGTACTTCGCGGACGCCTTCGGCGCGCCGGAATGGCGGGCGGCACTCGCCGAGCCGATGCCCGGCAGGACTATCGCCAGGACCTGA
- a CDS encoding DUF397 domain-containing protein produces the protein MKSGNPVLKWRKSTYSNGQGDCVEVADDCAGIVPVRDSKDPEGPSLVFASAAFASFVAAIKAGEFPVS, from the coding sequence ATGAAGTCCGGAAATCCAGTCCTCAAGTGGCGCAAGAGCACCTACAGCAATGGTCAGGGCGACTGTGTTGAGGTAGCTGACGACTGTGCAGGCATTGTTCCTGTTCGTGACAGCAAAGACCCCGAGGGTCCGTCCCTCGTTTTCGCCTCCGCTGCCTTCGCTTCCTTCGTTGCTGCCATCAAGGCCGGAGAGTTCCCAGTGAGTTGA
- a CDS encoding helix-turn-helix transcriptional regulator, which produces MKADRLLSIMLLLQTRGRVTAVELAERLEVSVRTVYRDVEALSTAGVPVWTERGRNGGIRLLVGYRTDVTGLTHDEARALFVLTADGTHDALGLGNAIDSALRKVMAALPAPYRADAERTSERILVDPARWRAAPAAPTGVEPAELQQAVFTDRRLELVYRHSGSTEPRGYTVDPYGLVSKAGVWYLVADRDGGPQLFRADRVRSATTTSEPVRRRPGQGLAEVWSELREQVERSSDAVLVRCLVRCTRLDMFLRIQSANLLGAPEQPTPGADWTVLHLGFPALPAVRALLVHGTDVEVLDPPEARAELAAAAAGVAALYGG; this is translated from the coding sequence ATGAAGGCTGACCGGCTGCTCTCGATCATGCTGCTGCTGCAGACCCGGGGCCGGGTGACGGCCGTGGAACTGGCCGAGCGGCTGGAGGTCTCGGTCCGCACCGTCTACCGGGACGTCGAGGCGCTCTCCACGGCCGGCGTGCCGGTATGGACCGAACGCGGACGCAACGGCGGCATCCGGCTGCTGGTCGGCTACCGCACCGACGTGACCGGGCTGACCCACGACGAGGCACGGGCGCTGTTCGTGCTCACCGCCGACGGGACGCATGATGCGCTCGGCCTCGGCAACGCCATCGACTCCGCGCTGCGCAAGGTCATGGCGGCACTCCCGGCGCCCTACCGGGCGGACGCGGAACGCACCAGTGAACGCATCCTGGTCGACCCCGCCCGCTGGCGCGCGGCCCCGGCCGCGCCCACGGGCGTCGAGCCGGCCGAGCTCCAGCAGGCCGTCTTCACCGACCGCCGGCTGGAACTGGTGTACCGGCACAGCGGCAGTACCGAGCCGCGTGGCTACACCGTGGACCCTTACGGCCTGGTCAGCAAGGCCGGGGTCTGGTATCTGGTGGCCGACCGGGACGGCGGGCCGCAGCTGTTCCGGGCGGACCGGGTGCGGTCCGCGACGACCACCTCCGAACCGGTCCGCCGCCGCCCGGGCCAGGGCCTGGCCGAGGTCTGGTCCGAGCTGCGCGAACAGGTCGAGCGCAGCTCGGACGCGGTGCTGGTCCGCTGCCTGGTCCGGTGCACCCGGCTGGACATGTTCCTGCGGATCCAGTCGGCCAACCTGCTCGGCGCCCCCGAGCAGCCGACCCCCGGCGCCGACTGGACCGTGCTTCACCTGGGCTTTCCCGCCCTACCCGCCGTCCGCGCGCTGCTGGTCCACGGCACCGACGTCGAGGTCCTCGATCCGCCCGAGGCCCGGGCCGAGCTCGCCGCCGCAGCCGCCGGGGTGGCTGCCCTCTACGGCGGCTGA
- a CDS encoding MFS transporter, which yields MSSSQPRSTVAAPGYAPEGSAPPVQRRPPDRARPAVPRRRSGVALVASLLGFTVITIDVSAVNIALPAIQGSLSGGMAGLQWVVDAYTLMFAALMLSAGALADRAGARRAYAWGVALFTLASLGCALAPGIGVLVATRVVQGGAAAVVMPASLSLIRQAYDDARARARAIALWTVGGSVAMAAGPVLGGLLTQEVSWRAVFLLNLPVGAVILGLLVRVPRSPRRPAALDGGGQLTAVLALAGLAFAVIEGGHLGWTSGPVLAAAAVAIGSGCAFRTIEARHRQPMVPLGLLTNREVSVPLAVGFAVNAAFYGGIFILGLYYQQLRGMSGITAGLMFVPMSAVVTATNLVSPRLAERIGRRPVIVAGQLVFAAAMLAMLPLAAHTPVWLVLVLLLPLSIGGALAVPALTALLMDAVPGERAGTASGLLNSIRQTGGALAVALFGSLLTGSGGGFSLSGMRFGLLAVGALLLATAVLSRLLLPRR from the coding sequence ATGTCGAGCAGCCAGCCCCGGTCCACCGTCGCCGCTCCCGGGTACGCCCCCGAGGGCTCGGCGCCGCCGGTCCAGCGACGCCCGCCGGATCGGGCCCGACCAGCCGTGCCCCGGCGGCGGAGCGGCGTCGCGCTGGTCGCCTCGCTGCTCGGGTTCACGGTGATCACCATCGACGTCTCGGCCGTGAACATCGCACTGCCGGCGATCCAGGGCTCCCTCAGCGGCGGGATGGCCGGGCTGCAGTGGGTGGTGGACGCGTACACCCTGATGTTCGCGGCCCTGATGCTCTCCGCCGGCGCCCTCGCCGACCGTGCCGGCGCCCGCCGCGCCTACGCCTGGGGTGTCGCCCTGTTCACCCTCGCCTCCCTCGGCTGCGCGCTCGCGCCCGGCATCGGCGTCCTGGTCGCCACCCGCGTGGTGCAGGGCGGGGCCGCCGCGGTCGTGATGCCGGCCTCGCTGTCGCTGATCCGGCAGGCCTACGACGACGCCCGGGCCCGCGCCCGCGCCATCGCGCTGTGGACCGTCGGCGGCTCGGTGGCGATGGCCGCGGGCCCGGTGCTGGGCGGGCTGCTCACCCAGGAGGTCAGCTGGCGGGCGGTCTTCCTGCTCAACCTCCCGGTGGGCGCGGTGATCCTGGGCCTGCTGGTCCGGGTGCCGCGATCCCCGCGCCGTCCCGCCGCACTGGACGGCGGGGGCCAGCTCACCGCGGTACTCGCCCTGGCCGGCCTGGCCTTCGCGGTGATCGAGGGCGGCCACCTGGGCTGGACCAGCGGTCCCGTGCTGGCCGCCGCCGCAGTCGCCATCGGCTCCGGCTGCGCCTTCCGTACGATCGAGGCCAGGCACCGCCAACCCATGGTCCCGCTCGGCCTGCTGACGAACCGTGAGGTCTCGGTCCCGCTGGCGGTCGGCTTCGCCGTCAACGCCGCCTTCTACGGCGGAATCTTCATCCTCGGGCTGTACTACCAGCAGCTGCGCGGAATGTCGGGGATCACGGCCGGGCTGATGTTCGTCCCGATGTCGGCGGTGGTGACGGCGACCAACCTGGTCTCGCCCCGGCTGGCGGAGCGGATAGGACGGCGGCCGGTGATCGTCGCCGGGCAGCTGGTCTTCGCGGCAGCGATGCTGGCCATGCTGCCGCTGGCGGCGCACACCCCGGTGTGGCTGGTGCTGGTCCTGCTGCTGCCGTTGAGCATCGGCGGGGCGCTCGCGGTGCCGGCGCTGACCGCGCTGCTGATGGACGCCGTCCCCGGGGAACGCGCCGGGACCGCGTCGGGGCTGCTCAACTCCATCCGGCAGACCGGCGGTGCACTCGCCGTCGCGCTCTTCGGCAGCCTGCTCACCGGCTCCGGCGGCGGCTTCTCCCTCTCGGGGATGCGCTTCGGCCTCCTGGCCGTGGGCGCACTCCTCCTCGCCACCGCCGTCCTCTCCCGCCTCCTCCTGCCCCGTCGCTGA
- a CDS encoding AraC family transcriptional regulator, producing MHSQTGVEDDRELVSADPCPGLRGPVIGYQGFRYGRMPPIQRLLMPSPIVRVMFGFGAPVLTMDTVARASASVLSLASPLKLTATVGHHTGRVHGLVVQMTPIGAYRIFGVPMSEWNEPFLDPVHLFDRSLAGLPERLAECPSWAGRFALLDRLLTARLVEAPRCSPEVAYAWRQLRATRGRMPVRELAAATGWSRRHLERKFREQVGRPPKAAAQILRLWTALQLQELGLPLARVAADAGFHDQAHFNHVFRAMVGSPPTRSRVERVFWDGAADR from the coding sequence ATGCATTCGCAGACAGGCGTCGAGGACGACCGCGAACTGGTGAGCGCCGACCCCTGTCCCGGCCTGCGCGGACCGGTGATCGGGTACCAGGGTTTCCGCTACGGCCGGATGCCGCCGATCCAGCGGCTGCTGATGCCTTCGCCGATCGTGCGGGTGATGTTCGGGTTCGGTGCTCCGGTCCTGACCATGGACACGGTGGCGCGGGCGTCGGCCTCCGTGCTCTCACTGGCGTCGCCGCTGAAACTGACGGCCACCGTCGGCCACCACACCGGCCGGGTCCACGGACTCGTCGTGCAGATGACACCGATCGGGGCGTACCGGATCTTCGGCGTGCCGATGTCCGAGTGGAACGAGCCGTTCCTGGACCCGGTCCACCTCTTCGACCGCTCCCTGGCCGGGCTGCCGGAACGGCTGGCCGAATGTCCGAGCTGGGCCGGGCGCTTCGCCCTGCTCGACCGGCTGCTCACGGCCAGGCTGGTCGAAGCGCCCCGCTGCTCGCCGGAGGTGGCCTACGCCTGGCGCCAGCTGCGGGCCACACGGGGGCGGATGCCCGTGCGTGAGCTGGCCGCCGCCACCGGTTGGAGCAGGCGGCACCTGGAGCGGAAGTTCCGGGAACAGGTCGGCCGGCCGCCGAAGGCCGCCGCGCAGATCCTGCGGCTCTGGACGGCCCTGCAACTCCAGGAGCTGGGACTGCCGTTGGCCAGGGTCGCGGCGGACGCCGGGTTCCACGACCAGGCGCACTTCAACCATGTCTTCCGGGCCATGGTCGGCTCGCCGCCCACCCGCAGCCGGGTGGAGCGGGTGTTCTGGGACGGCGCGGCCGACCGCTGA